A stretch of the Chthoniobacterales bacterium genome encodes the following:
- a CDS encoding MFS transporter, with translation MTSRDDRFRTEGLAPGARRHPLLWVPSLYFAMGIPNVTVSVLAAILYKNLGYSNEVIALATSQMYLPWALKPLWAPFMEPFRTKRFWAISMQFLIAALLGLIAFSLPLPGFFAMSLAFFWIVGFASATQDIAADAIYLTTLPPKAQARFIGVQSMFYHVGFVLAAGLLVTLTGRLHDDLGLDWPHAWMVIMAIIATIMLACGLWHSRMLPPGDSPRFPAPPFVAALDSLRETWRTFFQKPQIGMMLLVCFFYRFGEGFIEKFGPLFLLDPRTVGGLGLSNAAIGNIYGTLGTLGFLAGSVLGGLFAAKMTLRRSFLVLALAVNLPHVTYYLLSVGQPENLWLIATAVTIEKFGYGFGAVGHMLYMMQQIAPGPFRMTHYAFATAVMGLTKWASGSLSAGLYAATGHSYQLFFLFVLAASLPPILLAWLAPFPRSEDSEPKN, from the coding sequence GTGACCTCGCGGGACGACCGTTTCCGCACCGAAGGCCTCGCTCCGGGCGCTCGCCGTCACCCGTTGCTCTGGGTGCCATCGCTTTATTTTGCGATGGGGATCCCGAACGTCACGGTCTCCGTGCTCGCAGCGATCCTCTACAAGAACCTCGGCTATTCGAACGAGGTGATCGCGCTCGCGACGAGCCAGATGTATCTGCCCTGGGCGCTGAAGCCGCTGTGGGCGCCGTTCATGGAGCCCTTCCGCACGAAGCGCTTCTGGGCGATCTCCATGCAGTTCCTCATCGCCGCCCTGCTCGGCCTCATCGCGTTCAGCCTGCCCCTCCCGGGCTTCTTCGCGATGTCGCTGGCCTTTTTCTGGATCGTCGGCTTCGCTTCCGCGACGCAAGACATCGCCGCCGACGCCATCTACCTCACCACCCTTCCCCCGAAGGCCCAGGCCCGCTTCATCGGCGTGCAAAGCATGTTCTACCACGTCGGGTTCGTGCTCGCCGCCGGTCTGCTGGTCACTCTGACCGGCCGCCTGCATGACGATCTCGGACTCGACTGGCCGCACGCGTGGATGGTCATCATGGCCATCATCGCGACCATCATGCTCGCCTGCGGGCTCTGGCATTCTCGAATGCTTCCGCCGGGAGATTCACCCAGATTTCCCGCCCCGCCCTTCGTCGCGGCCCTCGATTCTCTGAGAGAAACGTGGCGCACCTTTTTTCAGAAACCGCAGATCGGAATGATGCTGCTCGTCTGCTTCTTCTACCGGTTCGGCGAGGGCTTCATCGAAAAGTTCGGCCCCCTTTTCCTGCTCGATCCGCGCACGGTCGGCGGCCTCGGACTCAGCAATGCGGCGATCGGCAACATTTACGGCACTCTGGGCACGCTTGGCTTTCTCGCCGGCAGCGTGCTCGGCGGACTTTTCGCCGCGAAGATGACGCTCCGGCGTTCGTTCCTCGTGCTGGCGCTCGCCGTGAATCTGCCCCACGTCACGTATTACCTGCTCAGCGTCGGCCAGCCCGAGAATCTCTGGCTGATCGCGACCGCCGTCACGATCGAGAAGTTCGGCTACGGCTTCGGCGCGGTGGGTCACATGCTCTACATGATGCAACAGATCGCGCCCGGGCCATTCCGGATGACGCACTACGCCTTCGCGACCGCCGTGATGGGACTCACGAAATGGGCTTCCGGCTCGCTCAGCGCCGGCCTCTACGCCGCAACCGGGCACAGCTACCAGCTGTTTTTCCTCTTCGTTCTCGCGGCCTCGCTTCCGCCAATTCTCCTCGCCTGGCTCGCCCCATTTCCGCGCAGCGAAGACTCCGAGCCGAAGAATTAG
- a CDS encoding glucose-1-phosphate adenylyltransferase, with the protein MSAPLIPPASRTLAIIMGGGAGTRLFPLTKERAKPAVPLGGKFRLVDIPISNCLNSGIRGMYVLTQFNSTSLHSHINATYKFDHFSPSFVEILAAQQTPEGSHWYQGTADAVRQNLRYFLQKPYDYYIILSGDQLYRMDYRDILRQHIEAGTDLTIATIPVNRAASSDFGIMDTDEDRRIIRFVEKPKDPAVQDTLRIPPHLLQSIGLSPKEELFQASMGIYVFNRDVLIDCLDNDFVDFGKHVIPAAIDRLKVDAYIFQGYWEDIGTIRAFFDANLNLADLNPPYRFYVAGRPIYTQPRFLPASIVRNSTINNAIISDGSHIFDSKIERCVVGIRSIIRSGSTVKNTILMGADYYDDDVHDAPVGAPPIGIGRNCVIDHAIIDKNARIGDGVVITPEGKSQDTDGNGYYVRDGIVVIPKNSVIAPGTWI; encoded by the coding sequence ATGAGCGCTCCCCTGATTCCACCCGCCAGCCGCACCCTCGCCATCATCATGGGCGGCGGCGCCGGCACCCGTCTCTTCCCCCTCACCAAGGAGCGTGCGAAGCCCGCCGTTCCACTCGGCGGAAAATTTCGTCTGGTCGATATTCCGATCAGCAACTGCCTGAATTCCGGAATTCGCGGCATGTATGTGCTCACGCAGTTCAACAGCACGTCGTTGCACAGCCACATCAACGCCACCTACAAGTTCGACCACTTCTCGCCGAGCTTCGTGGAAATTCTTGCCGCGCAGCAGACGCCCGAGGGCTCGCACTGGTATCAGGGCACGGCCGACGCGGTGCGCCAGAATCTTCGCTACTTCCTCCAGAAGCCCTACGACTACTACATCATCCTCAGCGGCGATCAGCTTTACCGCATGGATTACCGCGACATCCTGCGCCAGCACATCGAGGCCGGCACGGATCTCACGATTGCGACGATTCCCGTGAATCGCGCCGCGTCCTCGGATTTCGGCATCATGGATACGGACGAGGATCGCCGCATCATCCGCTTCGTCGAGAAGCCGAAGGATCCCGCCGTGCAGGATACCCTGCGCATTCCCCCGCACCTCCTTCAGTCGATCGGGCTTTCTCCCAAGGAAGAACTCTTCCAGGCCTCGATGGGCATTTACGTCTTTAACCGCGACGTCCTCATCGACTGCCTCGACAACGATTTCGTCGACTTCGGCAAGCACGTCATTCCCGCCGCGATCGATCGGCTGAAGGTCGACGCCTACATCTTCCAGGGCTACTGGGAAGACATCGGCACCATCCGCGCATTCTTCGACGCGAATCTCAACCTTGCCGACCTCAATCCCCCCTACCGCTTTTACGTGGCCGGCCGGCCGATTTACACCCAGCCGCGCTTCCTGCCTGCCAGCATCGTGCGCAACAGCACGATCAACAACGCCATCATCTCCGACGGCAGCCACATCTTCGACTCGAAGATCGAGCGCTGCGTCGTCGGCATCCGGAGCATCATTCGCTCCGGATCCACGGTCAAAAACACCATCCTCATGGGCGCGGACTATTACGATGACGACGTGCACGACGCCCCCGTCGGCGCGCCGCCAATCGGCATCGGCCGGAACTGCGTGATCGACCACGCCATCATCGACAAGAACGCCCGCATCGGCGACGGCGTCGTCATCACTCCCGAGGGCAAATCGCAGGACACCGACGGCAACGGCTACTACGTGCGCGACGGCATTGTCGTGATCCCGAAGAACTCCGTGATTGCCCCGGGCACGTGGATTTGA
- a CDS encoding zinc metallopeptidase, which translates to MIILIGLPMILGLVAQAKVSSAFGKWKNVRASSNVTGAEAAREILRAANIHDVDVVEINDMLGDHYDPMNKRLCLSTDVYNTPSVAALGIAAHEVGHAIQHAKAYAPLKWRMAVVPATMAVSKILPIVIIAGFFIPALGYHAIMVAAICYAVLAVFQLVTLPVEFDATRRAKVILGQMGLIQPGNEAAGVNNVLDSAALTYVAAFVAVLGQLLYYLMILLGNRR; encoded by the coding sequence ATGATTATTCTGATCGGCCTGCCGATGATCCTCGGGCTCGTGGCGCAGGCGAAAGTGTCGTCGGCCTTTGGCAAGTGGAAGAACGTCCGCGCCAGCTCGAACGTCACCGGCGCCGAGGCCGCCCGCGAAATTCTGCGCGCCGCGAACATTCACGATGTCGATGTCGTCGAGATCAACGACATGCTCGGCGATCACTACGATCCGATGAACAAGCGGCTTTGCCTCTCGACGGATGTCTACAACACGCCGTCGGTCGCGGCGCTGGGTATCGCGGCGCACGAAGTCGGTCACGCGATCCAGCACGCGAAGGCTTACGCGCCGCTCAAGTGGCGCATGGCGGTCGTGCCGGCGACGATGGCTGTCTCGAAGATTCTCCCGATCGTCATCATTGCGGGCTTCTTCATTCCGGCCCTTGGCTATCACGCCATCATGGTCGCGGCGATCTGCTACGCGGTGCTCGCGGTTTTTCAGCTCGTCACCCTGCCAGTGGAATTCGACGCCACGCGTCGCGCGAAGGTCATCCTTGGCCAGATGGGACTGATCCAGCCCGGCAACGAGGCCGCGGGCGTGAACAACGTCCTGGACTCGGCCGCGCTCACTTACGTCGCTGCTTTCGTCGCGGTGCTCGGCCAGCTTCTTTACTACCTGATGATCCTCCTGGGGAATCGCCGGTGA
- the glmS gene encoding glutamine--fructose-6-phosphate transaminase (isomerizing), which translates to MCGIVGYVGKAEAPRALLQGLRRLEYRGYDSAGIATLNGGEIAIRKSVGRIADLERLVAEQPIHGQTGICHTRWATHGAVTQENAHPHFDQSGRLVLVHNGVIENYLELRVALEEQGHVFKSQTDTEVLAHLVGREFDRLHRPSKAALVEALRNALGQVIGTYGIAMIHQDVPGVLIGARRGSPLVLGIGKGENLLASDAAAMVSHTRDVVYLKDYELVALDADGFDITTLQGEGAGYEVSKVEFSEKDVSKGDYPHYMLKEIFEQPRTVRDAMRGRLAPEEGTAKLGGLEMSNAELRAVERVVIAGCGTALHAGMTGEYMIESLAHIPVECEFASELRYRNLPLPKDTLVFVISQSGETADTLAALRESQRKGHRTLGICNNVGSTIARESDGGVYMHAGPEIGVAATKSFTSQLVVQALIALLLGRITHLSHSEGLNIIREMEKLPEKVAKTLELNDQIAAIARKYAQTETMLFMGRQFNYPIALEGALKLKETSYIAASGHPSAELKHGVIALIDEKTPSVFIAPRDAVFEKNLSNIEEVKARKGPVIAIGTEGEDRLAHVADDVILIPEAPDFLTPILTVIPLQLLAYHIAVERGCDVDKPRNLAKSVTVE; encoded by the coding sequence ATGTGTGGAATCGTTGGTTACGTTGGTAAAGCCGAGGCGCCCCGGGCCCTGTTGCAGGGACTTCGTCGGCTGGAATATCGCGGATATGATTCGGCGGGCATCGCCACGCTGAACGGGGGCGAGATCGCCATCCGCAAATCGGTGGGCCGCATTGCCGATCTGGAACGTCTCGTCGCCGAGCAGCCGATCCATGGGCAGACGGGCATTTGCCACACTCGCTGGGCCACGCACGGGGCGGTCACCCAAGAGAACGCGCACCCGCATTTCGACCAGTCCGGACGTCTCGTGCTCGTCCATAATGGCGTGATCGAGAACTATCTGGAGCTGCGGGTCGCCCTCGAGGAGCAGGGCCACGTTTTCAAATCGCAGACGGACACCGAAGTCCTCGCGCATCTCGTCGGGCGCGAGTTCGACCGCCTCCACCGGCCGTCGAAGGCTGCTCTCGTCGAGGCGCTGCGTAACGCGCTCGGCCAGGTGATCGGCACCTACGGGATCGCGATGATTCATCAGGATGTTCCCGGCGTGCTGATCGGCGCGCGGCGCGGCAGCCCGCTCGTGCTGGGGATCGGCAAGGGCGAGAATCTCCTGGCAAGCGATGCGGCGGCGATGGTCAGCCACACGCGCGACGTCGTGTATTTGAAGGACTACGAACTCGTCGCGCTCGACGCGGATGGGTTCGACATCACCACGCTCCAGGGCGAGGGCGCGGGCTACGAGGTCAGCAAGGTCGAGTTCAGCGAGAAGGACGTCAGCAAGGGGGATTACCCCCACTACATGCTGAAGGAAATCTTCGAGCAGCCTCGCACCGTGCGCGACGCCATGCGCGGCCGCCTTGCCCCGGAGGAGGGCACCGCCAAGCTTGGCGGACTCGAGATGTCCAATGCCGAGCTGCGCGCCGTGGAACGCGTCGTCATCGCCGGTTGCGGCACCGCGCTTCATGCGGGGATGACCGGCGAATACATGATCGAGTCGCTCGCGCACATCCCGGTCGAATGCGAGTTCGCGAGCGAACTGCGCTACCGCAATCTCCCGCTGCCGAAGGATACGCTCGTCTTCGTGATCAGCCAAAGTGGTGAGACCGCCGACACGCTGGCCGCCTTGCGCGAGAGCCAGCGGAAGGGCCATCGCACGCTCGGCATCTGCAACAACGTCGGGTCCACGATCGCCCGCGAAAGCGACGGCGGCGTTTACATGCACGCCGGTCCGGAGATCGGCGTCGCGGCGACGAAGTCCTTCACCTCTCAGCTCGTCGTCCAGGCGCTCATCGCGCTCCTGCTCGGCCGCATCACGCATCTTTCGCACAGCGAGGGGTTGAACATCATTCGCGAGATGGAAAAGCTGCCCGAGAAGGTCGCGAAGACCCTCGAGCTCAACGACCAGATCGCCGCGATTGCGCGGAAATACGCGCAGACCGAGACGATGCTGTTCATGGGGCGGCAGTTCAATTACCCGATCGCGCTCGAGGGCGCGCTCAAGCTCAAGGAGACGAGCTATATTGCGGCCAGCGGCCACCCGAGCGCGGAGCTGAAGCACGGCGTGATCGCGTTGATCGACGAGAAGACCCCCTCGGTCTTCATCGCTCCGCGCGACGCCGTCTTTGAAAAAAATCTCAGCAACATCGAGGAGGTGAAGGCGCGCAAGGGGCCGGTGATCGCCATCGGCACGGAAGGCGAGGATCGTCTCGCGCACGTGGCGGACGACGTCATCCTCATCCCCGAGGCGCCGGATTTCCTGACGCCCATCCTCACAGTGATCCCGTTGCAGTTGCTGGCCTACCACATCGCCGTCGAGCGCGGCTGCGACGTGGACAAGCCGCGCAATCTCGCCAAGAGCGTCACGGTCGAATAG
- the thiD gene encoding bifunctional hydroxymethylpyrimidine kinase/phosphomethylpyrimidine kinase, with protein sequence MSRAGALPVVLTIAGSDNSAGAGLQADSKTITALGGYALTAVTCVVAEVPGKVSMIQPIRAAVVAEQVALSFGAFPVAAVKTGMLYSSAIIEAVINALLAATARRKVKPALVVDPVMVASSGDLLLKAAAVRAYRRSLLPLATLVTPNLNELEVLAGTKVTSVREMESAGAALAAEFGVAFLLKGGHLRGREAVDVLVEPGGRSEKFSAPFIRGADPHGTGCTYSAAIATALARGASLREAVGEAKVFITRAIERRHRWGQTEILAQDGR encoded by the coding sequence GTGAGTCGCGCCGGGGCGCTTCCCGTCGTCCTGACGATTGCCGGCTCCGACAACTCCGCCGGGGCCGGGTTGCAGGCCGATTCGAAAACCATCACCGCGCTGGGCGGCTATGCGCTCACCGCGGTGACGTGCGTCGTCGCCGAGGTGCCCGGCAAGGTCTCGATGATCCAGCCGATTCGCGCGGCGGTCGTGGCCGAGCAGGTCGCGCTGAGCTTCGGGGCGTTCCCGGTCGCTGCGGTGAAGACCGGGATGCTCTATTCCTCGGCGATCATCGAGGCGGTGATCAATGCGCTGCTTGCGGCGACGGCTCGCCGCAAGGTGAAGCCTGCGCTGGTCGTGGATCCCGTGATGGTCGCCTCGAGTGGTGATCTCCTGCTCAAGGCCGCGGCGGTGCGCGCCTACCGCCGTTCGTTGCTGCCGCTCGCGACGCTCGTGACGCCGAATCTCAACGAACTCGAAGTCCTGGCCGGCACGAAGGTGACGAGCGTGCGCGAGATGGAGAGCGCCGGCGCCGCGCTGGCCGCGGAGTTCGGCGTGGCTTTTCTGCTCAAGGGAGGCCATCTGCGCGGCCGCGAGGCGGTGGATGTGCTCGTCGAGCCGGGCGGACGCAGCGAGAAATTCTCGGCGCCCTTCATTCGCGGGGCGGACCCGCACGGCACGGGCTGCACGTATTCGGCGGCGATTGCGACGGCGCTGGCCAGGGGCGCCTCTCTCCGGGAAGCGGTCGGCGAGGCGAAGGTTTTCATCACGCGGGCGATCGAGCGCCGGCACCGGTGGGGCCAAACCGAGATTCTGGCGCAGGACGGTCGCTAA